One window of Hymenobacter sp. BRD128 genomic DNA carries:
- a CDS encoding RNaseH domain-containing protein: MPKNPPKPLTDVRLLRFTPDPDRFVGLEAYCLPFAREYEQAADAFIQAVAPNRRGLPIRQLNNLLLACLPTLAHGFEGRKYGRRLLVVGTPEVPPALPEPTLIHRLVRIRAKNWTRKYEEDRPAECEQFLAAVRQLKPAGWQRYKSDELVRDPGRASGLIYQALPALLATLLHGQTAPVGDDQRPVTWRRVQGGGGDRTEIYVVSQPFRARYQPEKSQYDEEMPAEKEGYFAYRLDFEVETQAGRFYEDSNRLRPWLFMRLSCQRYGHQALTRENFRRNVSVLTGLHTPRLADAPLGSGPATLVRLQLGKNYGQWEWQLQLPELLEDASARLLPAPELLIANPAAYGIEGPPHDPAGDEFYLIHAEGYGYDTARGRGHAIKSGFHLDERRAVLRQVLHLLGGRLRPDKPVPADTHPLPKGSKVPAAMRTSKFFNGKVKNEWRKAAQQGVGPLESASATADNFHHRWRQALRQAPAQLLLVYREESTLTLMKQQVQKALLLPPGQVPAWLSIIEVPITDPTLLAEYDKYDPDLHAGTKQQHYARQHNVKRQAWKIFLQAYVQESQPARFAFIEGLKKDCSEEVRHIKGAVRAACASLGVASQRLRRADFGKDGASFSFGAQSRGANAAFDLLVRQPGVLGGPPSALYKHAALPALLADNLDVIALYRREVQDPEVHYAVAVRLRATGEVDVLFPHEEVWQPYASAGPRLGQFLLKQRGVPAFQKDQPSPKLSPPELAQFAAHVVAVSHERPTLVLIEANGWRNAGKEGQHIWPQLKNEHLADQQDELNFRHVHGQGRAYMRTDPAVKNLLAVVRLRLNDETPQYLPEVIEGTSARDFKQLSAFVDRRSSGLLHFFSIGQQADIQKIETDKEAGQGLFKLEIRPGKDGAGAGVSFRHQQVVEFVPFFVHPDLQEEAKLLALCRILHYLRTSPAWDTANTLYPFPMHLAKALIDDYLCILD; the protein is encoded by the coding sequence ATGCCCAAAAACCCGCCTAAGCCGCTGACCGACGTGCGCCTGCTACGCTTTACTCCCGACCCCGACCGCTTTGTCGGCCTGGAAGCTTATTGCCTGCCGTTTGCCCGTGAGTACGAGCAGGCTGCTGATGCTTTTATACAGGCGGTAGCGCCCAACCGCCGGGGCTTGCCCATTCGGCAACTTAACAACTTACTGTTGGCGTGCCTGCCGACGCTGGCCCACGGCTTTGAGGGGCGCAAATACGGCCGGCGCCTATTGGTAGTAGGTACCCCAGAGGTACCGCCAGCGTTGCCCGAGCCGACGCTCATTCATCGCCTGGTACGCATCAGGGCTAAAAACTGGACCAGAAAGTACGAAGAAGATAGGCCAGCTGAATGCGAGCAATTTTTAGCTGCCGTGCGCCAGCTAAAGCCCGCCGGCTGGCAGCGCTATAAATCCGATGAGCTGGTGCGCGACCCAGGCCGGGCCAGTGGCCTCATCTATCAGGCCCTGCCGGCGCTGCTGGCTACCCTACTGCATGGGCAAACGGCCCCGGTAGGCGATGACCAGCGCCCGGTAACGTGGCGTAGGGTACAAGGTGGTGGCGGCGACCGCACGGAAATCTACGTCGTCAGTCAGCCCTTCCGAGCCCGCTACCAGCCCGAAAAAAGCCAGTACGACGAGGAGATGCCTGCCGAGAAAGAAGGCTATTTTGCTTATCGCCTCGATTTTGAAGTTGAAACGCAAGCTGGCCGCTTTTATGAAGACAGCAACCGGCTCAGGCCCTGGCTATTTATGCGGCTTAGCTGCCAGCGCTACGGCCATCAAGCCCTGACGCGGGAAAATTTTCGGCGCAATGTGTCAGTGCTTACTGGCTTGCACACGCCCCGGCTGGCCGACGCGCCGCTCGGCAGCGGCCCGGCTACGCTGGTGCGCCTGCAGCTAGGTAAAAACTACGGGCAATGGGAGTGGCAATTGCAGCTACCCGAGCTGCTGGAGGATGCCTCGGCCCGGCTGCTGCCCGCACCCGAGTTACTCATAGCTAATCCGGCTGCCTATGGTATTGAAGGCCCACCCCACGACCCGGCCGGCGACGAGTTTTACTTAATTCACGCCGAGGGCTATGGCTACGACACCGCGCGCGGCCGGGGGCATGCCATCAAGTCCGGCTTCCACTTGGATGAGCGCCGCGCCGTATTGCGCCAAGTATTGCACTTGCTAGGCGGGCGGTTGCGCCCCGATAAGCCCGTGCCAGCCGATACGCACCCGCTGCCTAAGGGTAGCAAGGTGCCGGCCGCCATGCGCACCAGTAAGTTTTTCAATGGCAAGGTCAAGAACGAGTGGCGCAAAGCAGCGCAACAAGGCGTTGGTCCGCTCGAAAGCGCTTCGGCTACTGCCGACAACTTTCACCACCGCTGGCGACAAGCCTTGCGGCAGGCACCCGCCCAGCTGTTGCTGGTGTACCGGGAGGAAAGCACGCTAACCCTGATGAAGCAACAGGTGCAAAAAGCCCTGTTGCTGCCCCCCGGCCAGGTGCCCGCGTGGCTGAGCATCATAGAAGTGCCAATCACCGACCCCACACTGCTGGCAGAGTACGACAAGTATGACCCCGACTTGCATGCTGGTACCAAGCAGCAGCACTACGCCCGGCAGCACAACGTGAAGCGACAAGCCTGGAAAATATTCCTGCAAGCGTATGTCCAGGAAAGCCAACCCGCGCGTTTTGCCTTCATCGAAGGTCTTAAAAAAGACTGTTCAGAGGAAGTGCGGCACATTAAGGGGGCCGTGCGGGCCGCCTGCGCTAGCCTGGGTGTTGCCTCGCAGCGGTTGCGAAGGGCCGATTTTGGCAAGGATGGCGCATCATTCTCCTTCGGAGCGCAAAGCCGGGGCGCTAATGCGGCCTTCGACCTGCTGGTGCGCCAGCCCGGCGTACTGGGTGGCCCGCCTAGCGCCCTCTATAAGCACGCGGCGTTACCCGCGCTATTGGCTGACAATCTGGATGTCATTGCCTTGTACCGCCGCGAGGTGCAAGACCCTGAAGTGCATTATGCCGTGGCCGTGCGGCTGCGCGCTACGGGCGAAGTAGATGTGCTGTTTCCGCATGAGGAGGTCTGGCAGCCCTATGCCAGCGCTGGCCCCCGGCTGGGTCAATTTCTGCTAAAGCAGCGCGGTGTGCCAGCGTTTCAGAAAGACCAGCCTAGCCCCAAGCTATCCCCGCCCGAGCTAGCGCAGTTTGCCGCGCACGTAGTAGCGGTTTCGCACGAGCGGCCTACGTTGGTGCTCATCGAAGCCAACGGCTGGCGCAATGCGGGGAAGGAAGGGCAGCATATCTGGCCCCAACTGAAAAACGAGCACTTGGCTGACCAGCAAGATGAATTGAATTTTCGGCACGTGCATGGCCAGGGCCGGGCCTACATGCGCACCGACCCGGCCGTTAAAAACCTACTAGCCGTAGTACGCCTGCGTCTAAATGATGAGACGCCCCAATACCTGCCCGAAGTCATCGAGGGCACATCGGCTCGAGATTTTAAGCAATTAAGCGCTTTCGTAGACCGGCGTTCCTCGGGCCTGTTACACTTCTTTTCTATTGGTCAGCAGGCCGATATACAAAAAATAGAAACTGACAAAGAAGCGGGACAAGGCCTATTCAAGCTAGAAATACGCCCTGGCAAGGATGGCGCTGGCGCTGGCGTTTCATTCCGGCACCAGCAGGTGGTAGAGTTTGTGCCTTTCTTCGTGCATCCTGATTTGCAGGAAGAAGCTAAGCTTTTAGCCTTGTGCCGCATTCTGCATTATCTGCGCACCTCACCCGCCTGGGATACCGCTAATACGCTATATCCCTTCCCCATGCACCTGGCCAAGGCGCTGATAGATGATTACCTCTGTATACTTGACTAA